From Candidatus Binataceae bacterium, one genomic window encodes:
- a CDS encoding alpha/beta fold hydrolase, giving the protein MSESDDEPPQSFKIAVDTSEFFFPGEGLSALLVHGLGGTPFEMRYLGEQLAAAGIRVRGVRLAGHAGAPYELGATGPDNWYESVVHGFEELRQYGDPNVVIGQSLGAVLGARLAVDQRESVAGLVMLSAAFFLPPAVSAALKAASLLGPVVDKLYVHVADSSDIHDAAARQIHPTMHLTPLSAPIRLMALSAQVRPMLPRVTQPALVIHAKNDHTCPVARNVNYVMKNLGSTAKRAVHLEESYHVVSVDSERDRVVAEILGFVDQLRAQPHRAAV; this is encoded by the coding sequence ATGAGTGAATCGGACGACGAACCTCCGCAATCGTTCAAAATTGCCGTCGATACCAGTGAGTTTTTCTTCCCCGGCGAGGGACTGAGCGCGCTGCTCGTCCATGGCCTCGGCGGGACCCCCTTTGAGATGCGCTATCTCGGAGAGCAGCTCGCCGCGGCGGGTATCCGCGTGCGCGGTGTGCGCCTGGCGGGACATGCGGGCGCGCCTTACGAACTCGGCGCGACCGGTCCCGATAACTGGTACGAGAGCGTCGTCCACGGCTTCGAGGAGTTGCGGCAGTACGGCGACCCGAACGTTGTAATCGGGCAGTCGCTGGGCGCCGTGCTTGGCGCGCGGCTCGCGGTCGACCAGCGCGAATCGGTCGCGGGCCTCGTGATGCTCTCCGCCGCGTTCTTCCTTCCCCCGGCGGTGTCAGCCGCTCTCAAAGCGGCGTCGCTGCTTGGTCCGGTCGTCGACAAACTGTACGTGCACGTCGCGGACTCGTCGGATATCCACGATGCCGCCGCGCGCCAGATCCATCCGACGATGCATCTGACTCCGCTCTCGGCGCCGATTCGCCTGATGGCGTTATCCGCCCAGGTGCGGCCGATGCTGCCGCGCGTGACGCAGCCCGCGCTCGTCATTCATGCGAAGAACGATCACACCTGTCCGGTTGCGAGGAACGTAAACTACGTGATGAAAAACCTCGGCAGCACTGCCAAGCGCGCAGTGCATCTCGAGGAAAGCTATCACGTGGTGAGCGTGGACAGCGAACGCGATCGGGTGGTGGCCGAAATCCTGGGCTTCGTCGATCAGCTCCGCGCCCAACCTCATCGCGCCGCCGTGTAA
- a CDS encoding Hsp20/alpha crystallin family protein: MGAIGPWRSFRDLERWVRNLESSFPRAYEGHAFDDEQFASPAIESFVKDGNLVIRADVPGISPKDIEVSLLGDVLTIRGERREESEIKKENYLRREISYGSLERRLNVPHGIDSAQIKATTRDGVIEITIPLQSDAEPKKINVVVTPAKEEEEPTEKS, translated from the coding sequence ATGGGAGCGATTGGGCCGTGGAGATCGTTTCGCGATCTCGAACGCTGGGTCAGAAACCTTGAGTCCAGTTTTCCGCGTGCCTACGAGGGGCATGCGTTTGATGACGAGCAGTTCGCCTCGCCGGCGATCGAAAGCTTCGTAAAGGACGGCAATCTCGTCATCCGCGCTGACGTGCCGGGAATCAGTCCGAAGGATATCGAGGTAAGCTTGCTCGGTGACGTTCTGACGATTCGCGGCGAGCGCCGGGAAGAAAGTGAGATCAAAAAGGAAAACTACCTCCGCCGCGAGATTTCTTACGGCTCGCTCGAACGGCGGCTCAATGTGCCGCACGGCATCGATTCGGCGCAGATAAAAGCGACGACCCGCGACGGCGTGATCGAGATAACGATCCCTCTGCAGTCCGACGCCGAGCCCAAAAAAATCAACGTCGTGGTTACGCCCGCCAAAGAGGAAGAAGAGCCTACCGAAAAATCGTAG